A genome region from Bombus pyrosoma isolate SC7728 linkage group LG14, ASM1482585v1, whole genome shotgun sequence includes the following:
- the LOC122575250 gene encoding DNA primase small subunit — MEDVANLADLLPTYYTRLFPFHDYYRWLSYGNVNVFTHREFSFTLQGDIYLRFQSFKSAKELEYEIKRLLPFKIDIGAVYNLSPKDQRKETNFHPVERELVFDIDMTDYDDVRTCCSGADICCKCWKFMALACKILDSALRLDFGYKHILWVFSGRRGIHCWVCDPSARSLTATERGAVAEYLQIVEGGEYMKKKVNLPGDRIHHSIKRALEMIEAVFVPFCIEEQNILGTDEGMEKFLQIISDDEDRQELKAFFGQCSSSKDRWDSFVKYVKNKKTTGDKKWYQYRHLIEEVMLQYAYPRLDIAVSKGLNHLLKSPFCVHPKTGKICIPFSVNAVDKFQLDKVPTLATLIEEINEFDVKDKTEQETYDLNAKKIKDYKKTSINKSLHIFQEFLWNLENERKVQRLQQNDVKMEF, encoded by the exons ATGGAAGACGTAGCGAACTTGGCTGATCTGTTGCCCACTTATTATACAAGATTATTTCCCTTTCACGATTATTATCGTTGGCTCAGCTATGGAAATG TGAATGTATTTACCCACAGAGAATTCTCATTCACTCTCCAAGGTGATATCTATCTTCGTTTCCAATCGTTCAAAAGTGCAAAGGAGTTGGAGTATGAGATTAAAAGACTTCTTCCctttaaaattgatatagGCGCGGTATACAACCTCAG TCCAAAGGATCAAcgcaaagaaacaaattttcatcctGTTGAAAGAGAACTGGTTTTTGACATAGATATGACCGACTATGATGATGTAAGAACATGTTGCAGCGGTGCAGATATCTGCTGTAAATGCTGGAAGTTTATGGCATTGGCTTGTAAAATTTTAGACAGTGCTTTGAGAT TGGATTTTGGATACAAACACATATTGTGGGTATTTTCTGGCAGAAGAGGTATTCATTGCTGGGTATGCGATCCTAGTGCACGCAGCCTGACTGCAACAGAACGTGGTGCAGTAGCAGAGTATTTGCAAATTGTAGAAGGTGGtgaatatatgaaaaagaaagtgaaTTTACCTGGTGATAGAATACACCACTCCATCAa aCGTGCGCTGGAAATGATAGAAGCTGTTTTTGTTCCATTCTGTATAgaagaacaaaatatattaggAACAGAcgaaggaatggaaaaatttctgCAGATAATTTCCGATGATGAAGATAGACAAGAACTAAAAGCATTTTTTGGGCAATGCAGTTCCAGCAAGGACAGATGGGACTCATTTGTGAAATATGTTAAGAACAAGAAGACCAcg GGAGATAAAAAATGGTATCAATATCGTCATTTGATAGAAGAAGTAATGCTACAGTATGCCTATCCGAGATTAGATATAGCTGTCAGCAAAGGATTGAACCATCTTTTGAAATCTCCTTTTTGTGTTCACCCAAAAACTGGCAAAATTTGTATCCCATTCTCCGTAAATGCAGTGGACAAATTCCAGCTAGACAAAGTACCAACGCTTGCAACGTTGatcgaagaaataaacgaattcGACGTGAAAGATAAGACCGAACAAGAAACGTACGACTTGAatgcgaagaaaataaaagattacaaaAAAACTAGTATTAATAAGTCATTACATATCTTTCAAGAATTTCTATGGAAtctagaaaatgaaagaaaagtgcAGAGGCTCCAGCAAAACg acgtgaagatggaattttaa